The sequence AGGAAGAGCAAAAGCGCCTTAAAGATTTTAACAAGGAAGGCATCCCGCCCGGCAGTTGCTGATCGGTAGGCTCGGGACACATCGGCGCGTCGCTTTGCGACGCGCCATGAGGCGTTGGCCCGTGCCTGTGCGGCCATCGGCGGGGATTTCAAGCGTGTGTGTCAACGCTGAGTGTCATTTGGATCAATGTTGCCTGCAGCGCGTGGAGGTTGCCAGCGCATACAGAAATCTGATTTTGAATCTCGATTGTTCTTTGAGCCTTCTCTTCTTCTGGCATATTCATTCTTTCGGTTTTAGCCAGCTCTGCTCTGCGAGTTGCAAGTTGTTGCTGTATCTCGGCAATTTGTTTTTTTATGAGCTCGACTGCACTAATAGGCTGTTTGACCGTATTAACACCTTCTTCGCTGGACTCAATTCTAATCTTGTCGTCGCTTGTGGTTTTCTTCGTAAGTGCTAGATGATTTTGCGAATCTGATTTTATGTGTTGGTTGTTCTCTGGTTTTTTCTTATAGATGGTTACGCTCATTGCACTGATTTTTGGCATGGCTAATTCTCTTGGCTTTCTCGCCTATAGGGCGGTGGGGCTATTGATCTCACACGGTTGCGCGTGAGTGCTCACTACGCCTTTTATGGTAATGAGTCTTCTGCGTGTGGATATAGGAATTGTCTTGTTTTTATGCGCCATGGCTAGACGCGCAGAAACGACAAGGCTCTGAATAAATCAGAGCCTTGATGTTGAAGATTGAAGAATTGAACGTGTTATTTCGATGTGTCTACGCTGGTAGAGCAAGAAAGCCGGTAATGCTCATAGTTCAAATCCTTTAGCCTTTCTGGAAGCTTGTAGGGGGCGGGGCAACTCTTGCCCTGCCACTTGATTGTGATGATGCCTTGATCTTTGGTAACAAGCGCTAACGCCTTGCCGGTGGGGTCGGAAAGTGCCAGTTGTTTACCTTCGGCGTCCATCAATACGGCTCCGAATGGGAGGGGTTTGCCCTCGGCATCGTAGAGTTCGAACTGGATCCGTCTCCCTTTGCTGCCTTCGAAGCGCGCAAGCACTACTGAACCTCGTCTCGGTACGAGTTGTTGAGTGGCGTTGTCCAGCTCTATGTCACCGCCGAGATTTCGTGTGTCCAGTGTCACCCAATTCACGCGATAGGGCTGTGCGTTTGGAAGGACGGCATAGCCGTTGAGGCCGGTTTTCACGCCGGAGTAGCTGCTGACTTCTACCCCTGACATGCCAGGCACTTCCACCATTGCGAATGTTTCGCCGACGGTCTGGCCCATGTTGATTCCCCCCGCGTGAGCCACGATCGATCCGGCCGCGCTCAGGTTCTGTGATTCATAACCGCTGCCTCGGCTGTAGCCCAATCCCAGATCGCCCATCGCTGTACGGGTACTCAGGCTGAGTGAGCCGGAGCGATCACCTTGCACACTGCGCCCGGTCTGTACGGAATAGTAGGTGTCACTGTCTTCAGTCAGATAACCATTGATCCCGGCTTGTGTACTGGTGCCGGTATTCTGATGATTGCTGGAAATGTAGGCGCGAGGTGCGCGAGGTGTCGATCCGAGCGGGAATGAGATCGAAACGCTCAGTTGGGTGTCGTGAGTGGTGTCACCGCGTGCGCCGAACTCTTCGGTTTTACTCAAACTGATGTTGTAGTTCAGGTCGCGCCAATTGTTGTTGTAACCGGCGGAGAAGCTGCGCGAGCCGCCGCGATCCCAATAGCGCTGATCACTGGCATTCAAGTACAGCGAGCCGTACTGGCGCGCTTCGCCCAGGGTCTGGTTGACCGTGAGGTCGGTACGGGTTTTGGCGTTACCTGCGCGCCGCGTAGCGCCGGTGCTGGTGTCCTGAACGTGGTCGGTCAGCGTGCGGTAACCCTCGGTCGAATAACGATAGGCGGCGAGGGTGAAGCTGGTATCGGTGCCGGTGAAGGTCTTTGCATAGAGCGCGCGTACGCTGCTGCCCTGGGTCGTTTTACCGAATGCCTTGCTGGACGATTGAGTCACGTCCAGCGACATCGCGCCAATCGAAGTGTTCTTCGCCGCACCGACGGAAAGCGCCTTGAAACCATTGCTGGCCTGAATGCCGGCAATGCCTGTCAGGTTGCTGGTCAGACCGTAGGCGAAAGTGCCGCCCAGGAAGGCCGGCTTGTCGTAGCCCTCGCTGTTGTTGTTGAATTTGCCGCTCGACAGGCTGTACTTCAACTGTCCCTCACGCACCATCGTCGGCAAGGCGGAGAACGCCTGCCGGGTGACCTTGCGCCGACCATCCGCCTCGACAATGGTGATCTCCAGATCGCCATTGGAACCCGATGGATAGATATCACTGATCTCGAACGGCCCCGGCGGCACGTTGGTGGTGTAAAGAATGTAGTTATCCTGGCGGACCTCGATCTTCGCATTGGTTTCAGCCACGCCACGAATGATCGGCGCATAGCCGCGCTCGCTGTCTGCGCGCATGCCCTCATCAGAGGCCACCTTGACGCCTTGATAGCGCACGCTGTCGAACAGATCCGAATCGGAAAATATTTCACCCGCACTCAGTTGCCCCTTGATCGCCGTGAGGTCGCGCTGGATGAACGTGCGATTGCTGACAAACCGATTGGGCCGGCCGGTGGCACTGCTCAGATTGGACTCGTTGCGCAAACGCCAGGCACCGAAGTTGATGCCGTTGCGCAGCCCCAGATTATTGGAGATTTGCGTCGAGTAATCGGTTTTGCTGCGGGTGCTGCTCAACTGATAGTTGATGAATCCGGCGGCCACGCCATCGTCCCAAAGCTCTGGGTCAACATAGCCGCGCATGCCGCGTGCCATAGCAACCTGCGGCACGCTGATATTGAGGCGCAGGCGGTTGGCGTCAAAACTGATACTGGCTTGCTCGATCATCGACGCAAGATCGTAGTGATCGGCAGGCCGTTGCTCATCAACCAGACCTTGCTCACGCAGTTTGCTCATGTCCACACCCAGCTGCTGTAACAATTCCAGGGTGATACGTGGCTCGACTTTGCCGTTGAGCGGGTTGGCCGCGAAATCAACGTCGCGACGCCCGACCAGCGTGCCGTTGCTGAAAACGTCAACGCGATATCGGCCTGGCAGAACGCTGTTGGCATTCAACAAAGGTTGCAGATCGACCGCCGATGAACCTTCCAGAAACAAGGTATTGAACGCTTCACCCGCTACCGCGGCCGGGGCTTCGGCACCCATGGCGAAGCCACAAATGGCCATGTTGATGGCAAAGCACAATGGATGCAGGCAGCCCAACGCCGTTTTGCTTTTATGGCGCACAACGTGATGCTTTACACAACTTGAAGATGTGTGGTGTTGGGAGGAGAACATGCAATTTGCCTTATCAGTCCGTGTTGCTTCAACCGGAGTCCGGAACTCGTAAATAGCTTGTGAATTGGCGGGGTGGGGCGAGGAAGTTACTGGGCGGATGCATCTTTCACGCGCTCGGCATGACTTTCGGTAGCGCTGAGTGGTGCATCGAATCGTTGTTGTGCGCCGTAATCATTAATGGCCGAAAAAGTCAGGCGTGGAGAACCGGATGGCAACGCTTTCAAATTGAACGAACGAACTTCGCCCGGAACGATCATTGTCGAATCAATCACCAGTTCCGCTTTATTTCCAGCGGCGACTTTCAGGTCGGCCAGCGATACGTGGTAATTGCTTTGATTTTTTACTTTCAGTACCGACTTGCCAGCTTGCGTGACCAATTGCCATACAAGTTGCACTGGCGCTTGCGCAGCGTCACCGGTGAGTCCGTCCGGGCGGAAGAACACCTTGATGCGCTGACGCACCGCCAGTTGCAGCGTATTGACATCGGCAGCGCTGGCCTGAGGGATTTCCTGCACGTTCAGCCACACCACTGACTCTTTGTCTGCAGGCATGCCGCGGCCTTCATAGAGAATCCTCAACAGTTGCTGTTGATTGGGTTCGAGTCGGGCCAGCGGTGGAGTCACCGCAAATGGCGGCGCGCTGCCAGCCGTGTCGCCGGCATCCAGCCACGATTGCGCCAGGATGGTTTGCCCGCCGTTGCGCACGGTGACGTTCGCCTCTTTGTGCGCGCCATCGAAAATGATCCGGGTGGAACTCAAGGAGATGCTGGCGAATGCCGAGTGCGTCATCAACACCCCGGCAAGCCCCAGGCACAGCGGAAAATAGCGACTTAACATAGTTTTCACCGATTGATCTGGTGGGGAAGGACGAGGC comes from Pseudomonas sp. RU47 and encodes:
- a CDS encoding fimbria/pilus outer membrane usher protein → MGAEAPAAVAGEAFNTLFLEGSSAVDLQPLLNANSVLPGRYRVDVFSNGTLVGRRDVDFAANPLNGKVEPRITLELLQQLGVDMSKLREQGLVDEQRPADHYDLASMIEQASISFDANRLRLNISVPQVAMARGMRGYVDPELWDDGVAAGFINYQLSSTRSKTDYSTQISNNLGLRNGINFGAWRLRNESNLSSATGRPNRFVSNRTFIQRDLTAIKGQLSAGEIFSDSDLFDSVRYQGVKVASDEGMRADSERGYAPIIRGVAETNAKIEVRQDNYILYTTNVPPGPFEISDIYPSGSNGDLEITIVEADGRRKVTRQAFSALPTMVREGQLKYSLSSGKFNNNSEGYDKPAFLGGTFAYGLTSNLTGIAGIQASNGFKALSVGAAKNTSIGAMSLDVTQSSSKAFGKTTQGSSVRALYAKTFTGTDTSFTLAAYRYSTEGYRTLTDHVQDTSTGATRRAGNAKTRTDLTVNQTLGEARQYGSLYLNASDQRYWDRGGSRSFSAGYNNNWRDLNYNISLSKTEEFGARGDTTHDTQLSVSISFPLGSTPRAPRAYISSNHQNTGTSTQAGINGYLTEDSDTYYSVQTGRSVQGDRSGSLSLSTRTAMGDLGLGYSRGSGYESQNLSAAGSIVAHAGGINMGQTVGETFAMVEVPGMSGVEVSSYSGVKTGLNGYAVLPNAQPYRVNWVTLDTRNLGGDIELDNATQQLVPRRGSVVLARFEGSKGRRIQFELYDAEGKPLPFGAVLMDAEGKQLALSDPTGKALALVTKDQGIITIKWQGKSCPAPYKLPERLKDLNYEHYRLSCSTSVDTSK
- a CDS encoding fimbrial biogenesis chaperone, with translation MLSRYFPLCLGLAGVLMTHSAFASISLSSTRIIFDGAHKEANVTVRNGGQTILAQSWLDAGDTAGSAPPFAVTPPLARLEPNQQQLLRILYEGRGMPADKESVVWLNVQEIPQASAADVNTLQLAVRQRIKVFFRPDGLTGDAAQAPVQLVWQLVTQAGKSVLKVKNQSNYHVSLADLKVAAGNKAELVIDSTMIVPGEVRSFNLKALPSGSPRLTFSAINDYGAQQRFDAPLSATESHAERVKDASAQ